In Hyphomicrobium denitrificans 1NES1, one DNA window encodes the following:
- a CDS encoding DUF262 domain-containing protein: protein MYPTASLSISELLSGPYLLNIPIFQRPYSWGREQAEQLLDDLMEAAGIGFEGVASRDYFLGAVVLMDAPDVETTKLSPRMAQREFGVIDGQQRLVTLMTLLAVLRDLEIDPRTSIVKRVQSMLLAQQGSRFRRTERFRLHLAGRERAVFENNILLPGKTVLPPDVVPISHPEATLIDVRDRFRAVLGEMPRAARKVLSDFIADRCYVVVIIGTDIDRSHQMFVVLNERGKKLQRNDILKSDILSRMTTEDVGWVARMWDDMSLAMGEDFESFFGHLRTIFGYARLPIVTGVRRVIRDAGGSEIFFRDIFVPYAKAYALVRSNGEGVLPGEMPRLLRYLNRLPDADWAPAAILALKQWKRDPDRAAFLLAEIERLAMLTRLLCAGSGKRARRFAELVKAIRSDEPIDERHPVLQMSRDEVRSIAFHLRDLHKRNPKVCRLLLMRLSDEMGDSSIGIDPDLYTIEHVLPQRPSASSAWRQSVPNAEARAELVDCLGNLVLITQQENDRARNASWVEKKDIYGAISTGKAPLLAVTRDVLGEREWRRPEIEAREQRLIGLIERIWRIDIKSQRPASRNIVQVQDQQKPMPPAA, encoded by the coding sequence GTGTATCCAACGGCATCTCTCAGCATTTCCGAGCTTCTTTCCGGACCCTATCTACTCAATATTCCGATCTTCCAACGCCCTTACTCCTGGGGCCGTGAACAAGCCGAACAACTGCTGGACGATTTGATGGAAGCCGCGGGCATCGGCTTCGAAGGCGTGGCCAGTCGCGACTATTTTCTTGGCGCCGTCGTTCTGATGGATGCTCCGGATGTCGAGACGACCAAACTGTCGCCCAGAATGGCGCAGCGCGAGTTCGGCGTCATCGACGGCCAGCAGCGTCTTGTTACGCTGATGACTTTGCTTGCGGTGCTGCGTGATCTCGAAATCGATCCACGCACTTCGATCGTCAAGCGTGTCCAGAGCATGCTTCTGGCGCAGCAGGGATCGAGGTTTCGCCGTACGGAGCGATTCCGGCTGCATTTGGCAGGCCGCGAGCGTGCCGTGTTCGAAAATAATATCCTGCTTCCGGGGAAGACTGTTTTACCACCGGATGTCGTCCCCATCTCTCACCCGGAAGCGACGCTCATCGATGTACGGGACCGGTTTCGCGCAGTGCTCGGCGAGATGCCGAGGGCCGCACGCAAGGTCCTTTCCGATTTCATCGCGGATCGCTGTTACGTGGTCGTCATCATCGGGACGGACATCGACCGATCGCACCAAATGTTTGTCGTGCTGAACGAACGCGGCAAGAAGCTGCAACGCAATGACATCCTGAAATCGGACATCCTGAGCCGGATGACGACTGAAGATGTCGGCTGGGTCGCGCGGATGTGGGACGACATGAGCCTCGCGATGGGCGAGGATTTCGAGTCTTTCTTCGGGCATCTCAGGACGATTTTCGGATATGCGCGATTGCCTATCGTCACTGGCGTGCGCAGGGTAATCCGAGACGCCGGGGGATCAGAGATTTTTTTCAGGGACATCTTCGTTCCCTATGCCAAAGCCTACGCGCTGGTGCGAAGCAACGGCGAAGGCGTGCTGCCCGGCGAGATGCCGAGGCTACTCCGCTATTTGAACCGTTTGCCGGATGCGGACTGGGCTCCAGCCGCTATCCTGGCACTCAAGCAATGGAAGCGCGATCCTGACCGCGCGGCATTTCTGCTGGCGGAGATCGAGCGGCTCGCAATGCTGACGCGGCTCTTGTGCGCGGGGTCCGGCAAGCGCGCTCGCCGATTTGCCGAGCTGGTCAAAGCCATCCGTTCGGATGAGCCGATCGACGAAAGGCATCCGGTTCTGCAAATGTCTCGGGATGAAGTCCGCAGCATCGCTTTCCACCTCAGGGACCTCCACAAGCGCAATCCGAAAGTTTGCCGTCTTCTCCTGATGCGTTTGAGCGATGAGATGGGGGATTCCTCGATCGGGATCGATCCCGACCTTTATACGATCGAGCATGTCCTGCCTCAGCGCCCCTCGGCATCGAGCGCGTGGCGGCAGAGCGTTCCGAATGCCGAAGCTCGTGCCGAGCTTGTCGACTGTCTCGGCAATCTCGTGCTCATTACGCAGCAGGAAAACGACAGAGCGCGAAACGCGTCATGGGTGGAAAAGAAGGATATCTACGGCGCGATTTCCACGGGCAAAGCGCCGTTGCTTGCGGTGACGCGCGACGTTCTCGGCGAGCGTGAGTGGCGGCGGCCTGAAATCGAGGCACGCGAACAGCGGCTGATCGGCCTTATCGAAAGGATTTGGCGGATCGACATCAAATCGCAGCGTCCGGCTTCGCGAAACATTGTGCAGGTCCAGGACCAGCAGAAGCCGATGCCGCCCGCCGCCTGA
- a CDS encoding lysine--tRNA ligase, which produces MTILAFTAAQAASSTASKAWPFEEARRLIKRLERLPGGTDKTVLFETGYGPSGLPHIGTFGEVARTTMVRRAFELLTEGKRKTRLICFSDDMDGLRKVPTNVPNQAMLQAHLEQPLTRVPDPFGKFESFAHHNNAMLRDFLDRFSFEYEFFSATECYTSGMFDATLLKMLAVYDKVMDIILPTLGPERQATYSPFLPVCQRTGRVLQVPMVARDVKAGTITYVDPETNEKIETPVTGGRVKCQWKADWAMRWTALGVDYEMAGKDLIDSVTLSSKVCKALGGTPPEGFNYELFLDQNGEKISKSRGNGLTIEEWLTYASPESLSLFMFQKPKSAKKLYFDVIPRAVDEYLQFLSAYPSQEPKQQLDNPVWHIHSGAPPQPELPITFGLLLNLVSVSHASNKDVLWGFLRRYAPGATPENNPILDRLSGYAIRYYEDFIKPTKKFRAPDDVETAALQSLDATLAALPSDAHGDKIQNALLDVGRAIPRYQDPTKVSPSGGPGVKLDWFQAIYEILLGQERGPRLGTFIALYGIPETRALIAKALSGSLATA; this is translated from the coding sequence ATGACCATCCTTGCCTTCACAGCCGCACAAGCCGCCTCCAGCACCGCCTCGAAGGCATGGCCGTTTGAAGAAGCCCGGCGATTGATCAAGCGGCTTGAACGGCTTCCGGGCGGTACCGATAAGACGGTCTTGTTCGAAACCGGCTACGGCCCGTCGGGTCTCCCGCACATCGGCACCTTCGGCGAGGTCGCGCGCACGACCATGGTTCGCCGTGCTTTCGAGCTGCTGACGGAGGGCAAGCGTAAAACGCGCCTGATCTGCTTCTCGGACGACATGGACGGCCTGCGCAAGGTCCCGACCAACGTCCCGAACCAGGCGATGCTGCAGGCCCATCTGGAGCAGCCGCTGACGCGCGTCCCGGACCCGTTTGGAAAGTTCGAAAGCTTCGCGCACCATAACAACGCGATGCTGCGCGACTTCCTCGACCGTTTTTCGTTCGAATATGAATTCTTCTCGGCAACCGAATGCTACACATCGGGCATGTTCGACGCGACGCTGCTAAAGATGCTCGCCGTCTACGACAAGGTGATGGACATTATCCTGCCGACGCTCGGCCCCGAGCGGCAAGCGACATACTCCCCTTTCCTTCCCGTCTGCCAGCGCACCGGCCGCGTCCTGCAGGTCCCAATGGTTGCGCGCGACGTCAAAGCCGGAACGATCACCTACGTCGATCCCGAAACGAACGAGAAGATCGAGACACCCGTCACAGGCGGACGCGTCAAATGCCAGTGGAAGGCCGACTGGGCGATGCGCTGGACTGCCCTCGGCGTCGACTACGAAATGGCGGGCAAGGATCTCATCGACAGCGTCACGCTATCGTCGAAGGTCTGCAAAGCGCTCGGCGGCACACCGCCCGAGGGGTTCAACTATGAGCTCTTTCTCGACCAGAACGGCGAAAAGATTTCGAAGTCGCGTGGCAACGGACTGACGATTGAGGAATGGCTGACGTACGCGTCGCCCGAAAGCCTGTCGTTGTTTATGTTTCAAAAGCCGAAGAGTGCGAAGAAGCTCTATTTCGACGTCATCCCGCGCGCGGTCGATGAATACCTGCAGTTTCTCTCGGCATATCCTTCGCAGGAGCCGAAGCAGCAGCTCGACAATCCTGTCTGGCACATTCATTCCGGAGCACCGCCGCAGCCCGAGCTGCCGATTACGTTTGGGTTGCTGCTCAATCTCGTATCGGTCTCGCATGCGAGCAACAAGGACGTGCTGTGGGGCTTCCTGCGCCGCTATGCGCCGGGCGCAACGCCTGAGAACAATCCGATCCTCGATCGGCTCTCCGGATATGCAATCCGCTATTATGAGGATTTCATAAAGCCGACGAAGAAATTCCGTGCCCCCGACGACGTCGAGACAGCGGCGCTGCAGAGCCTCGACGCTACACTGGCAGCGCTGCCATCCGATGCCCACGGCGACAAAATTCAGAATGCGCTGCTCGATGTCGGCCGTGCCATCCCGCGCTATCAAGACCCGACAAAGGTCAGCCCTAGCGGCGGCCCCGGCGTCAAGCTCGACTGGTTCCAGGCCATCTACGAAATCCTGTTGGGACAAGAACGCGGGCCTCGGCTCGGAACGTTCATCGCGCTCTACGGAATTCCGGAAACGCGTGCGCTCATCGCAAAGGCGCTCAGCGGTTCTCTCGCAACCGCCTGA
- a CDS encoding ligase-associated DNA damage response DEXH box helicase produces MLTTPKNARRKRQPSAPATPALPPEIAAWFSRRGWKPRAHQLALLEAARQRQSTLLIAPTGAGKTLAGFLPSLVALGGGKRQRSGAGLFTLYVSPLQALATDVERNLIEPIAEMGLKIRTETRTGDTSVARRQRQRIKPPQIMLTTPEQVALLLSHPDAPHLFADLDTIILDELHALAPSKRGDLLALDLARLRTLAPNMMTVGLSATVARPSELRGYLVSQTDPDTVTLLSNLVTVEGGAKPEISILEVEDEIPWSGHTARYAMQEVYDAIRAHKLTLVFVNARLQAEVAFQELWRINDDNLPIGLHHGSLEAPQRRKVEAAMAAGTLRAVVATSTLDLGIDWGDVDLVIHLGAPKGASRFLQRIGRSNHRMDEPSRGLLVPGNRFEVLECRAAQQAAEAGAQDAVLSRSGTLDVLAQHILGMACQAPFDPDALFAEVRSALPYAGLSRHQFDRAVEFVSTGGYALKTYERFAKLKREPDGKLRITNPCVAQQYRLNVGTIVDSPMLKVRLVSARGGKTRARQGGRVLGEIDEYFAEQLPPRATFIFAGEILRFEGMRETEVFVSRASAEDPMIPSYGGNKFPLSTHLAARVRAMLANPADWPGLPPAVGHWLTLQSQRSVLPATDEVLVETFPRAGRHFLVTYPFEGRLAHQTLGMLLTRRLDRASIHPLGFVANDYALALWTHGDLSALIADGRLSLADLFDEDMLGDDIDAWLAESNLMKRTFRLAAVVAGLIERRHPGKIKSGRQVTMSTDLIYDVLRRHDPGHLLLEAAWADAATGLLDIRRLGDFLARIKNRIRHQSLPRVSPLSVPVLLEIGREVVAGHARDALLREAAETLVEEAMGTSENGHSEAGTHRT; encoded by the coding sequence ATGCTCACGACGCCAAAGAACGCCAGACGCAAGCGGCAGCCTTCTGCGCCAGCAACGCCGGCGCTGCCGCCTGAAATCGCCGCCTGGTTTTCGCGCCGCGGATGGAAACCTCGTGCGCATCAGCTGGCGCTCCTTGAGGCGGCGCGGCAACGGCAATCGACCCTTCTCATCGCGCCGACGGGTGCCGGCAAGACACTGGCCGGATTTCTGCCAAGCCTCGTGGCACTTGGCGGCGGGAAACGACAACGATCCGGCGCAGGCCTGTTCACGCTCTATGTCTCGCCGCTGCAAGCGCTCGCAACCGACGTCGAGCGAAACCTGATTGAACCCATCGCAGAAATGGGCCTGAAGATCCGCACCGAGACTCGCACCGGCGACACCTCCGTTGCGCGCCGCCAGCGCCAGCGCATCAAACCTCCGCAGATCATGCTGACGACGCCGGAGCAGGTCGCGCTTCTTCTGAGCCACCCCGACGCGCCGCATCTGTTCGCCGATCTCGACACGATCATACTCGACGAATTGCACGCGCTCGCGCCGTCGAAGCGCGGCGACCTTCTGGCGCTCGATCTGGCGCGGCTCCGCACGCTTGCGCCGAACATGATGACGGTCGGACTGTCCGCCACGGTTGCGCGGCCGAGCGAGCTTCGCGGCTACCTTGTATCCCAGACCGATCCCGATACCGTAACGCTCCTCTCCAATCTCGTGACCGTCGAAGGCGGCGCCAAACCGGAGATCAGTATTCTCGAAGTCGAGGATGAAATTCCCTGGTCCGGTCACACGGCGCGCTACGCGATGCAGGAGGTCTACGATGCGATCCGCGCGCACAAGCTGACGCTCGTATTCGTCAACGCACGCCTGCAAGCCGAGGTCGCGTTTCAGGAGCTTTGGCGCATCAACGACGACAACCTGCCGATCGGCCTGCATCATGGCTCGCTCGAAGCCCCTCAGCGCCGCAAGGTCGAGGCCGCGATGGCGGCGGGAACGCTGCGTGCCGTCGTCGCGACATCGACGCTCGATCTCGGGATCGACTGGGGCGACGTCGATCTCGTCATTCATCTCGGTGCACCGAAAGGCGCGAGCCGCTTCCTGCAGCGCATCGGGCGTTCCAACCACCGTATGGACGAGCCGTCACGCGGGCTTCTCGTCCCCGGCAATCGCTTCGAGGTTCTCGAATGCCGCGCCGCGCAACAGGCTGCCGAAGCTGGCGCGCAGGATGCGGTTCTGTCGCGCTCCGGAACGCTCGACGTGCTCGCGCAGCACATTCTCGGCATGGCCTGCCAAGCCCCGTTCGATCCGGATGCGCTGTTCGCAGAGGTCCGCTCCGCCCTTCCATACGCCGGACTGAGCCGGCATCAATTCGATCGCGCCGTCGAATTCGTCTCGACGGGCGGCTACGCACTTAAGACTTATGAGCGATTTGCGAAGCTGAAGCGCGAGCCGGATGGCAAACTCAGGATCACCAATCCGTGCGTCGCGCAACAATACCGCCTGAACGTCGGAACGATCGTAGATTCGCCGATGCTCAAGGTCCGCCTTGTCTCTGCGCGCGGCGGCAAAACCCGAGCGCGCCAAGGCGGCCGCGTGCTCGGCGAGATCGATGAATATTTCGCTGAGCAATTGCCGCCTCGCGCCACCTTCATATTCGCGGGCGAAATCCTGCGCTTCGAAGGCATGCGCGAGACGGAGGTTTTCGTCTCGCGCGCCTCGGCGGAAGATCCGATGATCCCAAGCTACGGCGGCAATAAATTCCCGCTGTCGACGCATCTCGCAGCCCGCGTCAGAGCCATGCTTGCCAATCCGGCCGACTGGCCTGGCCTGCCACCGGCTGTCGGACACTGGCTGACGCTTCAGAGCCAGCGGTCCGTGCTTCCGGCGACAGACGAAGTCCTGGTCGAAACGTTTCCGCGCGCTGGCCGTCACTTTCTGGTGACGTATCCGTTCGAAGGCCGCCTCGCGCATCAGACGCTCGGCATGCTGCTGACGCGCCGGCTCGATCGCGCTAGCATTCATCCGCTCGGCTTCGTTGCCAACGACTATGCGCTGGCGCTCTGGACGCACGGCGATCTTTCCGCGCTGATTGCCGACGGCCGTCTCTCGCTGGCAGACCTCTTCGACGAGGACATGCTCGGCGACGACATCGACGCCTGGCTTGCAGAAAGTAACCTGATGAAGCGGACGTTCCGCCTGGCCGCCGTCGTCGCCGGTCTGATCGAACGGCGCCACCCTGGAAAGATCAAATCCGGGCGCCAGGTCACGATGTCGACCGACCTGATCTATGACGTTCTCCGCCGCCACGATCCCGGCCACCTGCTACTTGAAGCGGCCTGGGCCGACGCGGCAACGGGATTGCTGGACATCCGGCGTCTCGGCGACTTTCTTGCCCGTATCAAGAACCGAATCAGGCATCAATCTCTGCCGCGGGTTTCGCCACTGTCCGTCCCGGTGTTGCTGGAGATCGGCCGCGAAGTCGTTGCCGGCCACGCTCGTGACGCATTGCTGCGCGAAGCCGCCGAGACACTCGTCGAAGAGGCGATGGGGACATCTGAAAATGGGCATTCTGAAGCCGGAACGCATCGGACTTGA
- the msrA gene encoding peptide-methionine (S)-S-oxide reductase MsrA translates to MFAKRRAAMPTPETALRGRSTPILPPAAEHYLFSRPLHGPYPEGFEIAIFGLGCFWGAERLFWQLGDGIWITAAGYAGGFTENPTYEEVCSGHSGHAEVVVVIYDPKVLPYERLLKTFWEAHDPTQGFRQGNDVGTQYRSAIYTTTPEQLAAAQASEKAYAKAIATKGYGPITTEIKGAGPVYLAEDYHQQYLAKVPHGYCGLAGTGVTCPAPSHA, encoded by the coding sequence ATGTTCGCCAAAAGGCGCGCCGCAATGCCGACACCCGAGACGGCCCTCCGGGGCCGGTCGACGCCGATCCTGCCTCCGGCCGCAGAACATTATCTGTTCTCCCGACCGCTGCATGGCCCCTATCCTGAGGGATTTGAGATTGCGATCTTCGGACTCGGTTGTTTCTGGGGCGCGGAGCGGCTGTTCTGGCAGCTCGGTGACGGTATCTGGATTACTGCCGCCGGTTATGCCGGTGGATTTACCGAAAATCCGACTTACGAAGAGGTCTGCTCTGGGCATAGCGGTCACGCCGAGGTGGTCGTCGTGATTTATGACCCCAAGGTTCTACCATACGAGCGCCTGCTGAAAACGTTCTGGGAAGCCCACGATCCGACTCAGGGCTTTCGCCAGGGCAACGACGTCGGCACGCAGTACCGTTCGGCAATTTATACGACCACACCAGAGCAGCTTGCTGCGGCTCAGGCATCCGAAAAGGCATATGCCAAGGCCATCGCGACCAAAGGCTACGGCCCGATTACGACCGAGATCAAAGGCGCGGGGCCGGTATATCTGGCGGAGGACTACCACCAGCAATATCTGGCGAAGGTGCCGCATGGATATTGCGGCTTGGCCGGGACCGGCGTTACGTGCCCGGCGCCATCGCACGCTTAG
- the mepA gene encoding penicillin-insensitive murein endopeptidase, with protein MRAVKLFALFFALGLAGLVPVGLGLSSVTLRFAEPLRAEPQTQANAGQPVPTQPPPDPKSASASGGDHRLPDFIPGNHTLTLSSENSPDGDGAASEPDGEPNSTSKDGKSAAHASTARAVTITTEPISGTGASETSSLKSDAEAPKWPDFVGAKNLFGAVKKPAPLAARAIGYYARGCLSGAVALPIDGPAWQEMRLSRNRNWGHPQLISLIERFAKDAQKLDGWPGLLVGDIAQPRGGPMITGHASHQVGLDADIWLTPMPKRRLTRKEREDLEATSMLDKTGVAVDPKVFTDKQVALIKRAASYPEVERIFVHPAIKKALCKAAGTDRHWLGKVRPYYGHYYHFHVRIKCPAGFGGCKAQTPPTGDDGCGKEVDQWLAKVIPAKPSPPVAKPPSISVRPPRPPIMLADLPPECRALLAAEPDPVPVPKEALMTKVAVRQALTKAAAARGAFAKAAGLAIVPASAATAAAHPALRSHIKKTTTAEKK; from the coding sequence ATGAGGGCCGTAAAGCTGTTCGCGCTGTTTTTCGCGCTAGGCTTGGCTGGGCTTGTTCCGGTCGGGCTCGGCCTGTCCTCGGTCACACTTAGGTTCGCTGAGCCGTTGCGCGCAGAGCCGCAGACACAGGCTAATGCTGGTCAGCCTGTTCCGACCCAGCCTCCGCCAGATCCTAAAAGCGCGTCCGCCTCGGGTGGCGACCACCGTCTGCCGGATTTCATACCGGGCAATCACACGCTGACGCTTTCGTCCGAGAATTCTCCTGATGGCGATGGTGCTGCGAGCGAGCCCGACGGCGAGCCCAATTCGACATCGAAGGATGGGAAATCTGCGGCGCACGCTTCGACTGCTCGCGCGGTTACCATTACGACCGAGCCGATCTCCGGCACCGGCGCATCGGAGACATCAAGTCTCAAATCCGATGCCGAAGCCCCGAAGTGGCCGGATTTCGTGGGAGCGAAAAATCTTTTCGGCGCCGTCAAGAAGCCAGCGCCGCTCGCCGCGCGTGCCATCGGTTACTATGCGCGCGGCTGCCTTTCGGGCGCGGTGGCGCTGCCCATCGACGGACCGGCGTGGCAGGAGATGCGGCTGTCGCGCAATCGCAATTGGGGGCATCCGCAGTTGATCTCGCTCATCGAGAGGTTCGCGAAGGATGCTCAGAAGCTCGACGGCTGGCCGGGTCTCCTCGTCGGCGACATCGCGCAGCCGCGCGGCGGTCCGATGATCACAGGGCATGCGAGCCATCAGGTCGGACTCGACGCTGACATATGGCTGACGCCAATGCCGAAGCGGAGGCTGACGCGGAAGGAGCGCGAGGATCTCGAGGCAACGTCGATGCTGGACAAAACCGGCGTTGCCGTCGATCCGAAGGTATTCACGGACAAGCAGGTTGCCCTCATAAAGCGCGCCGCATCGTATCCGGAAGTCGAACGCATCTTCGTTCATCCGGCGATCAAGAAGGCATTGTGCAAAGCCGCCGGTACGGATCGGCATTGGCTCGGCAAGGTGCGGCCTTACTACGGGCACTACTACCATTTCCATGTGCGCATCAAATGTCCGGCGGGCTTTGGCGGCTGCAAAGCCCAGACTCCTCCGACAGGAGATGACGGGTGTGGAAAAGAGGTCGATCAATGGCTGGCGAAGGTGATACCGGCCAAGCCTTCGCCTCCTGTTGCCAAGCCGCCGAGCATCAGCGTGCGCCCGCCGCGGCCTCCGATCATGCTGGCGGATCTGCCTCCTGAATGTCGCGCATTGCTGGCAGCTGAGCCAGACCCCGTGCCGGTTCCCAAGGAAGCGTTGATGACCAAAGTCGCCGTCCGTCAGGCTCTGACGAAGGCCGCGGCGGCGCGGGGCGCCTTCGCAAAGGCGGCTGGCCTTGCAATCGTTCCGGCATCGGCCGCAACGGCTGCGGCGCATCCGGCGCTCCGTTCGCACATTAAAAAGACGACGACCGCCGAGAAGAAGTGA
- a CDS encoding alpha/beta family hydrolase: MTFSVETGPADARDRLILAHGAGAGIVSPFFASITELLAARNIATTGFEFAYMAARRTGSGKRPPPKAETLTSEYRGIVRSLAKHRKKKLKPLIGGKSLGGRVASLIADELYADEEIGGLVCLGYPFHPPHIPEKLRTAHLETLKCPALIVQGERDPFGNRTEVEALSLSKSIKLVWISDGDHDFGPRGRSGFTRKGNLAEAADAVAAFVSSLPEPR; the protein is encoded by the coding sequence CTGACATTTTCGGTTGAAACAGGCCCCGCCGACGCACGCGACCGTCTCATCCTCGCACATGGCGCGGGAGCAGGCATCGTGTCTCCCTTTTTTGCAAGCATCACGGAGTTGCTGGCAGCGCGCAACATCGCGACGACGGGCTTTGAATTTGCCTACATGGCTGCCCGGCGCACTGGCAGCGGAAAACGCCCTCCACCCAAAGCCGAAACATTGACATCGGAATATCGTGGCATAGTTCGATCCCTGGCGAAGCACCGGAAGAAGAAGTTGAAACCGCTCATAGGCGGCAAATCCCTCGGCGGCAGGGTTGCGAGCCTAATCGCCGACGAACTCTATGCCGATGAAGAAATCGGCGGTCTCGTCTGCCTCGGATATCCCTTCCATCCGCCGCACATTCCCGAAAAGTTACGTACGGCCCATCTCGAAACGCTCAAATGCCCGGCGCTGATCGTCCAGGGCGAACGCGACCCATTCGGAAACCGCACCGAAGTCGAGGCCCTCTCGCTGTCGAAAAGCATCAAGCTCGTCTGGATTAGCGATGGCGACCACGATTTCGGACCGCGTGGACGTTCAGGCTTTACGCGAAAAGGTAATCTTGCCGAAGCAGCCGATGCGGTTGCGGCATTTGTCTCGAGCCTCCCCGAGCCGCGTTGA
- a CDS encoding quinone-dependent dihydroorotate dehydrogenase: MLSTLYRFARPALFALDPEDAHEATIKALELGLHPRQLGTDDPVLRQTVFGLDFPNPIGVAAGYDKDARVADAVLAMGCGFAEIGTVTPRAQPGNLKPRIFRLVADRALINSLGFNNGGHAAALTRLEARKEKPGIVGVNIGANKDSTDRPGDYARGIETFSAVASYFTVNISSPNTPGLRDLQAPAALDELLARVMEARTRIVSQGGSRRPIIVKIAPDIAEQDIVPICERLIVHAVDGIAVSNTTLARDGLTDAQATKSGGLSGRPLFRRSTIMLARVFEATGGKIPLIGIGGIDNGDAALEKIEAGATLLQLYTGLVYAGPGLISEIKSHLAREVRRRGYSDVGALRGTKAQQWAALPL; the protein is encoded by the coding sequence ATGCTGAGCACACTTTATCGGTTCGCACGGCCGGCCCTGTTCGCGCTCGATCCGGAAGATGCCCACGAAGCGACGATCAAAGCCCTCGAGCTTGGCCTTCACCCCCGCCAGCTCGGCACCGACGATCCTGTGCTCCGGCAAACCGTGTTCGGTCTTGATTTTCCGAACCCGATCGGTGTCGCGGCGGGCTACGACAAGGATGCACGCGTCGCTGACGCCGTGCTCGCAATGGGTTGCGGCTTCGCCGAGATCGGAACCGTGACGCCGCGTGCGCAGCCGGGCAATCTCAAGCCGCGTATCTTTCGTCTTGTTGCCGATCGCGCTCTGATCAACAGCCTCGGCTTCAACAACGGCGGACACGCAGCGGCACTGACGCGTCTCGAAGCGCGCAAGGAGAAGCCGGGAATTGTCGGCGTCAACATCGGAGCAAACAAGGACAGCACCGATCGCCCGGGAGACTACGCAAGGGGTATCGAGACTTTTTCTGCCGTCGCGAGCTACTTCACGGTCAACATTTCCTCTCCGAACACGCCTGGCCTGCGCGATTTGCAGGCACCGGCAGCTCTCGATGAACTGTTGGCCCGCGTCATGGAGGCAAGAACCCGCATCGTTTCTCAGGGAGGCTCGCGACGCCCGATCATCGTGAAGATCGCGCCCGATATTGCCGAGCAAGACATCGTACCGATCTGCGAACGCCTGATCGTCCACGCTGTCGACGGCATTGCCGTATCGAATACGACTCTTGCACGAGATGGATTGACCGACGCGCAAGCGACGAAATCCGGCGGCCTCTCCGGACGCCCCCTGTTTCGCCGTTCGACCATCATGCTTGCCCGCGTATTCGAAGCGACCGGTGGCAAGATTCCACTGATCGGCATCGGCGGCATCGATAACGGCGACGCGGCGCTGGAAAAAATCGAAGCAGGTGCCACATTGCTGCAGCTCTATACCGGCTTGGTCTATGCCGGGCCTGGACTCATTAGCGAAATCAAATCGCACCTTGCGCGGGAAGTCCGGCGCCGCGGATATTCGGATGTCGGCGCCTTGCGTGGCACAAAGGCCCAACAATGGGCAGCTCTGCCGTTGTAA
- a CDS encoding DUF952 domain-containing protein, whose translation MRQIVYKIATVHDWRDAIAKGHYSGSADDVRDGFIHLSSRSQLPGTLEKHFRGKTDLVLIAFEEDKLGHGLKWETSRGGELFPHFYGRLPASNALWERTLDTGPDGALIIQDEWFTC comes from the coding sequence ATGAGACAGATCGTCTACAAAATCGCAACAGTCCACGACTGGCGGGACGCCATCGCGAAAGGACATTATTCGGGATCCGCGGACGACGTTCGCGACGGTTTCATCCATCTCTCGTCAAGGTCTCAGCTTCCGGGAACTTTAGAAAAGCATTTCAGAGGTAAAACTGATCTTGTTCTCATAGCATTTGAAGAAGATAAGCTTGGCCACGGCCTCAAATGGGAAACATCCCGCGGTGGCGAGCTTTTCCCGCATTTTTACGGGCGTCTTCCCGCCTCGAATGCACTGTGGGAGCGGACGTTGGACACCGGCCCGGATGGCGCCCTCATCATTCAGGACGAATGGTTCACATGCTGA